One part of the Deltaproteobacteria bacterium genome encodes these proteins:
- a CDS encoding DUF427 domain-containing protein, with translation MQSNITQERVPIHGDAGHWLHISQSPRNVRVYFGGEVIASSKRAKLVREAEVLPAYYFPREDVRADLFIASGQRSDCPIKGAASYWSIGAGGKLAEKAVWSYTNPSPAARAITDHFAFEWPKMDKWMEEEEELYKHARDPYKRVDALPSSRHVRVVIDGQTVAETRRPYLVFETNHPVRYYIPQEDVRMELLVASATTSRCPYKGPASYWSVRLGNETFNDLVWGYLETIPECPKIKGLLSFFHEQGCDIYVDGELVERPQTKWARPLRS, from the coding sequence ATGCAAAGCAATATCACTCAAGAACGCGTGCCGATTCACGGCGATGCTGGCCATTGGCTGCATATCTCGCAGAGTCCGCGCAATGTGCGGGTATATTTTGGCGGCGAGGTGATCGCCAGCAGCAAGCGCGCTAAGTTGGTGCGCGAGGCCGAAGTGTTGCCGGCTTATTATTTTCCGCGAGAAGATGTCCGCGCCGATCTGTTCATCGCGAGCGGGCAGAGATCCGATTGTCCGATCAAAGGTGCGGCGTCCTATTGGTCGATCGGCGCCGGCGGCAAGTTGGCTGAGAAGGCGGTTTGGAGTTATACCAATCCATCTCCCGCGGCGCGCGCGATCACCGACCATTTCGCCTTCGAATGGCCGAAGATGGACAAGTGGATGGAAGAGGAAGAAGAACTCTATAAACACGCGCGCGATCCCTACAAGCGCGTCGATGCGCTGCCGAGTTCGCGACACGTGCGGGTCGTCATCGACGGACAGACGGTGGCGGAAACGCGCCGGCCGTATTTGGTTTTCGAAACCAATCATCCGGTGCGCTACTACATCCCACAGGAAGATGTGCGCATGGAATTGCTCGTCGCCAGCGCGACAACTTCGCGCTGCCCGTACAAAGGGCCGGCATCTTATTGGTCGGTTAGGCTTGGCAACGAAACGTTCAACGATCTGGTTTGGGGTTATCTGGAAACCATTCCCGAGTGTCCAAAGATCAAAGGACTGCTGAGTTTCTTTCACGAGCAGGGCTGCGATATTTACGTCGACGGCGAACTGGTCGAGCGGCCGCAAACAAAATGGGCGCGGCCGCTGCGCAGCTGA